From a region of the Mycolicibacterium sp. MU0050 genome:
- a CDS encoding universal stress protein, translating to MSAPTTHRGILVGVDGSPSATVAVDWAAREAASRKVPLTLVYVLSPPVMMMWPEVAMPPSYSQWQEEQGREILAEATKVAQAAAEADGGVEVRTEMPTGPSQSVLIELSAEADLVVVGSRGRGALARGLLGSVSSNVVRHAHCPVAVIHDEDPMMDQPSQAPVVVGIDGSPASEVATAIAFDVASRRGVELIAFHAVSDADVIEVPGVDYATLEERAHVILAERLAGWQERYPDVTVRRVVEWGRPAKALVKQSEDAQLLVVGSHGRGGFTGMLLGSVANSVAQAARMPVIVARKP from the coding sequence ATGTCCGCGCCCACGACGCATCGAGGGATTCTGGTCGGCGTCGACGGATCGCCGTCGGCAACCGTGGCGGTCGACTGGGCCGCGCGCGAAGCGGCGTCCCGCAAGGTGCCGCTGACCCTGGTGTACGTGCTCAGTCCGCCGGTGATGATGATGTGGCCCGAGGTGGCGATGCCGCCGAGCTACTCGCAATGGCAGGAGGAGCAGGGCCGCGAAATCCTCGCCGAGGCAACCAAGGTGGCCCAGGCGGCCGCCGAGGCGGACGGCGGTGTGGAGGTGCGCACCGAGATGCCGACGGGTCCGTCGCAGTCGGTGCTGATCGAGTTGTCCGCCGAGGCCGACCTGGTGGTGGTGGGCAGCCGGGGCCGCGGCGCGTTGGCGCGCGGGCTGCTCGGCTCGGTCAGTTCCAACGTGGTGCGGCACGCGCACTGCCCGGTGGCGGTCATCCACGACGAGGACCCCATGATGGACCAGCCGTCGCAGGCCCCGGTGGTGGTGGGGATCGACGGCTCGCCGGCCTCGGAGGTCGCCACCGCGATCGCCTTCGATGTGGCCTCCCGCCGCGGCGTCGAGTTGATCGCGTTCCATGCGGTCAGCGACGCCGACGTGATCGAGGTCCCCGGGGTGGACTACGCGACGCTGGAGGAACGCGCGCACGTCATCCTCGCCGAGCGGCTGGCCGGTTGGCAGGAGCGCTATCCCGACGTCACGGTCCGGCGCGTGGTGGAGTGGGGCCGGCCGGCCAAGGCTCTGGTCAAGCAGTCCGAAGATGCGCAGCTGCTGGTGGTCGGCAGTCACGGCCGCGGCGGGTTCACCGGGATGTTGCTCGGTTCGGTGGCGAATTCGGTGGCCCAGGCGGCGCGCATGCCCGTCATCGTGGCCCGCAAACCCTGA
- a CDS encoding bifunctional aminoglycoside phosphotransferase/ATP-binding protein, translating into MGSIGVMPRDLDVHAIGQPYAQVRETHTGVVILVGDRAYKAKRPVVTDFLDFSTRDAREQALARELELNNRLAPHAYVGIAHLDGPSAGEREPVLVMNRYPDEVRLSTRVRNNVETVRAEVERVATVLAEFHGRAARGREIDAQARVLAVKGRWEDNLVELEKFGAGAAAVVSAETVRRIRELSGQYISGRAVLFADRISLRRIVDGHGDLMADDIFCVDGHPNLLDCMDFDDALRHVDGLDDAAFLAMDLEFLGRPDLAEVFLDRYCASAADDPPSSLRHFYIAYRAVVRAKVDCIRHGQGHPEAAADAERHLELALEHLRAAVPRLVLVGGGPGTGKTTLARSLAERIGARVISTDDVRKDLERDDVIGGAPGELDAGLYAPENVATVYKVVLRRAHSMLAAGESVILDGTWRDGVHREHAREVAANAHAVLLEMACTTPLAEAQQRIAQRRNSTSDATPEIARGIDEQQAEAGWNSAHRIATDRPLADSVAEAHQLCCLAI; encoded by the coding sequence GTGGGCAGTATCGGGGTCATGCCCCGGGATCTCGACGTGCACGCCATCGGTCAGCCCTACGCGCAGGTGCGCGAAACCCATACCGGCGTCGTGATTCTGGTGGGGGACCGGGCCTACAAGGCCAAGCGGCCCGTGGTCACCGATTTCCTGGACTTCAGCACGCGGGACGCGCGCGAACAAGCGCTGGCCCGGGAACTCGAGCTCAACAATCGGCTGGCCCCGCACGCCTACGTCGGCATTGCGCATCTGGACGGTCCGTCGGCCGGGGAGCGCGAGCCGGTCCTGGTGATGAATCGCTACCCCGACGAGGTCCGGCTGAGCACGCGGGTGCGCAACAACGTCGAGACGGTGCGCGCCGAGGTAGAGCGGGTGGCGACGGTGCTGGCCGAATTCCACGGTCGCGCCGCCCGCGGCCGGGAGATCGACGCGCAGGCGCGGGTGCTCGCCGTCAAGGGCCGGTGGGAGGACAACCTCGTCGAGCTCGAGAAGTTCGGTGCCGGCGCCGCCGCGGTGGTCTCGGCCGAGACGGTGCGCCGGATCAGGGAGCTGTCGGGGCAGTACATCTCCGGTCGCGCCGTGCTGTTCGCGGACCGGATCTCCCTGCGCCGCATCGTCGACGGACACGGCGACCTGATGGCCGACGACATCTTCTGCGTCGACGGGCATCCGAACCTGCTGGACTGCATGGACTTCGACGACGCACTGCGCCATGTCGACGGCCTCGACGATGCCGCCTTCCTCGCCATGGACCTGGAATTCCTGGGCCGGCCGGACCTGGCCGAGGTGTTCCTGGACCGCTACTGCGCAAGCGCCGCCGACGACCCGCCGTCGTCGCTGCGGCACTTCTACATCGCCTACCGGGCCGTGGTGCGGGCGAAGGTCGACTGCATCCGACACGGCCAAGGCCACCCGGAGGCCGCCGCGGACGCCGAACGCCACCTCGAGTTGGCCCTGGAGCATCTGCGGGCGGCCGTGCCGCGCCTGGTGCTCGTCGGCGGTGGCCCCGGCACCGGCAAGACCACGCTGGCGCGCTCGCTGGCCGAACGAATCGGTGCGCGGGTGATCTCGACCGACGACGTACGCAAGGATCTCGAACGCGACGACGTCATCGGCGGGGCGCCCGGCGAACTCGACGCCGGCCTGTACGCCCCGGAGAACGTGGCGACGGTGTACAAGGTGGTGCTCCGGCGCGCGCACAGCATGCTCGCGGCGGGGGAATCGGTGATCCTGGACGGCACCTGGCGCGATGGGGTCCATCGCGAGCACGCCCGCGAGGTGGCGGCCAATGCCCACGCCGTCCTGCTCGAAATGGCCTGCACCACACCGCTGGCCGAGGCGCAGCAGCGAATCGCGCAGCGCCGCAACAGTACCTCGGATGCCACGCCCGAGATCGCGCGCGGCATCGACGAGCAGCAGGCCGAGGCGGGCTGGAACAGTGCGCACCGCATCGCCACCGACCGGCCGCTGGCCGACTCGGTGGCCGAGGCCCACCAGCTGTGTTGCCTGGCGATCTGA
- a CDS encoding Acg family FMN-binding oxidoreductase produces the protein MEDSTWKAGEEIMSRTIVDTEVIKQAVAVASRAPSLHNSQPWTWVADGGELQLFADRSRVLRAADSAGREALVSCGAMLDHLRIAMAAAGWQSFVDRFPNPNDLSHLASVHFQRAGYVTDAMRARATAMLRRRTDRLPYRPPTDWDILRPVLRELVDSDVVHLHVIDEAGRRELARASRRTEALRRQDLEYQSELDWWTAPFELDEGIPRSALNSVPEADRVDVNRAFPIDGHHERRVATGPDQAAILVLSTPEDSREDALLAGEALSTVLLECTAVGLATCTVTHLTETEDGRAAITAALGTSRYPQALIRVGRAPALEQSPAPTPRRPVSDVLKFRR, from the coding sequence ATGGAAGACAGCACATGGAAAGCGGGTGAGGAGATCATGTCCCGGACCATCGTCGACACCGAGGTGATCAAGCAGGCCGTGGCGGTCGCCTCCCGGGCACCGTCGCTGCACAACAGCCAGCCCTGGACCTGGGTGGCCGACGGCGGTGAGCTGCAATTGTTCGCCGACCGCAGTCGGGTGCTGCGCGCCGCCGACAGTGCGGGCCGCGAGGCGTTGGTCAGCTGCGGGGCCATGCTGGACCACCTGCGGATCGCGATGGCCGCGGCCGGCTGGCAGTCCTTCGTCGACCGGTTCCCCAACCCCAACGATCTGAGCCATCTGGCCTCGGTGCACTTCCAGCGCGCCGGCTACGTCACCGACGCGATGCGGGCCCGGGCCACCGCGATGCTGCGGCGGCGCACCGACCGACTGCCGTACCGGCCGCCCACCGACTGGGACATTCTCCGCCCGGTCCTGCGCGAACTGGTCGATTCCGACGTGGTGCACCTGCACGTCATCGACGAGGCGGGACGACGTGAGCTCGCCAGGGCGTCACGACGCACCGAGGCGCTGCGCCGCCAGGATCTCGAATACCAGTCCGAACTCGACTGGTGGACGGCGCCGTTCGAACTCGACGAGGGCATCCCGCGCAGCGCCCTGAACTCGGTGCCCGAGGCCGACCGGGTCGACGTCAACCGCGCCTTCCCCATCGACGGCCACCACGAGCGCCGGGTGGCGACCGGCCCCGACCAGGCCGCCATCCTGGTGCTCTCGACTCCGGAGGACAGCCGCGAGGACGCGCTGCTGGCCGGCGAGGCCCTGTCGACGGTGCTGCTCGAATGCACCGCGGTCGGGTTGGCGACGTGTACGGTCACCCATCTGACCGAGACCGAGGACGGCCGCGCAGCCATCACCGCAGCGTTGGGAACGTCCCGGTATCCGCAGGCGCTGATCCGGGTCGGCCGCGCACCGGCACTCGAGCAGTCACCGGCGCCGACCCCGCGCCGGCCGGTGTCCGACGTATTGAAGTTCCGGCGCTGA
- a CDS encoding acyl-CoA thioesterase, translated as MSEKLSNVLDLLKVEDLGDGAFLGAQPRDDRKRERVYGGQVAGQAIAAAARTTSRRPHSMHLSFLRPGDTEIPLRYEVVSLREGRTFSTRRVTATQDGVVVMEAMASFIIDIDGDEYQQPMPDVPDPESLTPLDEQLREYLPPDDKYLEMVKFRVAEMRYIDLPPRLAVDAAPAQDPRRRIWLRLADTPPPELFSDPVLATGLLAYISDWTILDPVQVAVGKTWQELEVLASLDHAMWWHRPVDFSDWLLYEQRTGTVTGGVGLGSGAIYNRDGSLVCTVTQEGFVGRRL; from the coding sequence GTGTCAGAAAAGCTCAGCAACGTGCTGGACCTGCTGAAGGTCGAAGATCTCGGGGACGGGGCGTTCCTCGGGGCCCAGCCCCGCGACGACCGGAAGCGGGAGCGCGTCTACGGCGGCCAGGTTGCCGGGCAGGCCATTGCGGCAGCCGCGCGCACCACCTCGCGCCGGCCGCACAGCATGCACCTCTCGTTTCTGCGGCCCGGCGACACCGAGATCCCGCTGCGCTACGAGGTGGTGTCCCTGCGCGAGGGCCGGACCTTCTCCACCCGCCGCGTGACCGCCACCCAGGACGGCGTCGTGGTGATGGAGGCCATGGCGTCGTTCATCATCGACATCGACGGCGACGAATATCAGCAGCCGATGCCCGATGTGCCCGACCCCGAATCGCTGACACCCCTGGACGAACAGCTGCGCGAGTACCTGCCTCCCGACGACAAGTACCTCGAGATGGTCAAGTTCCGGGTGGCCGAGATGCGGTACATCGACCTGCCGCCGCGGCTCGCGGTCGATGCGGCGCCGGCCCAGGATCCGCGGCGTCGGATCTGGCTGCGGCTGGCCGACACCCCGCCGCCGGAACTGTTCTCCGATCCGGTGCTGGCCACCGGCCTGCTGGCCTACATCAGCGACTGGACGATCCTGGACCCGGTCCAGGTCGCCGTCGGCAAGACCTGGCAGGAGCTGGAGGTATTGGCCTCGCTGGACCATGCGATGTGGTGGCACCGGCCGGTCGATTTCTCCGATTGGTTGCTCTACGAGCAGCGGACCGGCACCGTCACCGGCGGCGTGGGTCTGGGCAGCGGCGCAATCTACAACCGGGACGGCTCGCTGGTCTGTACCGTGACCCAGGAAGGCTTCGTGGGAAGGCGACTGTAG
- a CDS encoding histidine phosphatase family protein, whose protein sequence is MPRIGQLGARTLAALFAVTVIGACSSGPPPPPSITLTLVRHAESEGNVSGFINTEVPGPGLTPEGKQQAEDLADALRGKDFDGIYASNMLRAEQTAAPLAAEFDGAVEVLPGLREIEAGWFEGKPEDQIATTYFLAPVQWLDGNMDAAIPGSISGKEFNDRFTGAVQEIYASGDKNPVAVAHAGSIMLWTLLNAVNSQESLLVNRPLPNTGVVALEGNPTTGWRLVSWDGLAL, encoded by the coding sequence ATGCCGCGCATCGGTCAACTCGGGGCGAGGACACTGGCCGCGCTGTTCGCGGTCACGGTGATCGGGGCGTGCAGTTCCGGCCCGCCACCACCGCCGTCGATCACGCTCACACTGGTCCGGCACGCCGAATCCGAGGGCAACGTGTCGGGCTTCATCAACACCGAGGTGCCCGGTCCCGGGCTCACCCCGGAGGGCAAGCAGCAGGCCGAAGACCTCGCGGATGCATTGCGCGGCAAGGACTTCGACGGTATCTACGCATCCAACATGCTACGCGCCGAGCAGACGGCCGCGCCGCTGGCGGCCGAATTCGACGGCGCGGTCGAGGTACTGCCCGGACTACGCGAGATCGAGGCCGGCTGGTTCGAGGGCAAACCCGAGGATCAGATCGCCACGACGTACTTCCTGGCGCCGGTCCAATGGCTGGACGGCAACATGGACGCGGCCATCCCCGGATCGATCAGCGGCAAGGAGTTCAACGACCGGTTCACCGGGGCGGTCCAGGAAATCTACGCCAGCGGCGACAAGAATCCGGTGGCCGTGGCGCACGCCGGGTCCATCATGCTGTGGACGCTGCTGAACGCGGTGAACTCCCAGGAGAGTTTGCTGGTGAACCGCCCGCTGCCCAACACCGGCGTCGTGGCCCTCGAGGGCAACCCCACCACCGGCTGGCGCCTGGTCAGCTGGGACGGCCTGGCCCTGTAG